Genomic DNA from Candidatus Kapaibacterium sp.:
GTCGCCAACCAGCGGGCAATCGTCCGCTCCGGTCGAGGCGAGCTCCAAATTGGCGGTGTTATCTACTCCGATAGTGCCGACAAGGCCGCACGCTTCATCATGAACTGCAACCAGCGCGGCATCCCGCTGGTCTTCTTCCAAGACGTCACGGGCTTCATGGTAGGAACACGCGCTGAGCAAGGGGGCATCATCAAGGACGGGGCAAAGATGGTCAACGCCGTAGCAAACAGCGTCGTTCCCAAGATCACCGTCATCGTCGGCAACAGCTTCGGTGCAGGAAACTACGCCATGTGTGGTCGCGCCTACGACCCACGACTCATCGTAGCCTACCCCACTGCTCGCATCGGCGTCATGGGAGGGGCACAAGCTTCCCGGACTCTCCTAACCATCCGGCTAGAGAACCTCAAGCGCGAGGGCAAGACGCTTTCCGAAGAAGAGCAACAGGCCCTCCTGCGCGAGATTGAGCAGCGTTACGAGGAACAGCTCTCCCCCTACTACGCCGCTGCCCGCCTGTGGGTAGACGAGCTCATCTCGCCGCTTCAGACCCGGGAATACATCTCCCGCATGCTGGCCTGCGCTGCCCACAACGACACCCTGCGTCCCTGGAGCGTAGGGGTGCTACAGACTTAGCGGCGGCGTAGCAGCGCGATGCACTCTACATGCGGTGTCTGCGGGAAGAGGTCTACTGGCTGCAGACACTCCAGCCGGTAGACCTTCAGCAGTTGCCGCAAGTCGCGGGCTTGTGTAGCAGGATTGCAGCTCACGTAGACGAGTCGCTCTGCCGGGCGCTCGCAGAGGAACTGCAGCAGACGCCAGTGGATTCCAGCCCGCGGAGGATCTACCAGAATGAGGCTCGGTTGCGGGAGCGTCTCCAGGAGAGCCCACGCCGGTGCTCGGTGGAGGTCAGCCACCAGCCACGAGACATTCTCTATCCCGTTCAATGCCGCATTCGCCCGGGCATCTTCAATAGCAGCTTCCATGAGCTCCACGCCGTAGACGTGTCGAGCGTGCCGAGCAACGAACAGCGCGATGCTCCCCGTCCCACAGTAAAGGTCCCACGCAATGTCTTCAGAGGCTGGCTCCGCCAGCTCCACAATACGCCCGAAGAAGCGCTCCAACTGTGCCCAGTTCACCTGGAAGAAGGCGAACGGGGAGATGCGGAATCGGAGGTCACCGATGGGCTGCTCCAAAACACCATCGCCAGTAAGGATGCGGAGCTGGCCGTACGAGACGGGCGACCACGTGTCGTTGATCACATGGCCAACCGTGCGGACTGTCGGGAACGTCCTCGGTAGTTCCGTGGCGAGCTCCTCCAGAAAGGTGCACTCCTCCGGGCGGCTCGGGGTCGTTGTCACCAGCAGCACCATCCACTGCTCGGGTGGGGCAGCGTAGCGGATCACGATGTTGCGGAGGAAGCCTGTGTGACTCTGGTAGTCGTACGCCTGGAGCCGATAGGAACGTGCCCGCTCGCGCACGAACCCCAGGAGATGGTTCGCCAGCGGCTGCGGAAGCCAGCACTCTGTGATGTTCACTACTTCGTCGAAGCGGCCACGACGATGGAGCCCAGTACGGAGCCCACCCCCCGGGTCCGGGACGGCCGTGAACTCCATCTTGTTACGGTAGCCGAAAGGGACGGGCGAGCCGAGGATGGGCAGGATGAGCCCAGCCTCTACCCCCACTTCAGCAAAGAGGACGCGAAGTGCTTCCTCCTTCCGGCGGAGCTGCTCCGCATAAGGGATGTCTTGCCATCGGCAGCCCCCGCAATCACCGAAGTGGGGGCAGGTGCTCCCGTTGTACGTTAGCATCCGGCGTCCCTTTCCCTCAGCCGTGCTCTGTACGGGAATAGGGACGTGAGAGGCTGGGCCTTCAGTCCGGCAGGATGTGGACAGGGAAGGTCACATCCACGTCCGTCTCCCCGCTTGGCTGCGCCGTCTTTTGCCCTTCGTAGTGGAAGAGCCGAATCCGTAGGCTACCTCGGGCTTCGTGATGGCTGTGCAGCCGCACCCGAGCTTCCAATCCCAGCGGTAGCCCATTGGCATCCCTGTCTAACCGCTCAACCGTGAACAAGTCCTGCGGCTGGACGTCGTAGAAAACCTGATGCGCCGTAGCCTCACGGCGAATCTCCTCCGTGATCGTATCCGGCGGGCTGACCGCCTCGTTGAGGAACTCCAGCCGCAAGCGCCACAGGGTGTCGTGCCCCCGGAAGTGGATGGTATCCACCTGCGGCGAATTCCCACCAGGGCCATCTACATCGCGGAAGGCGAACGTGTGGACGTTGGTTGAATCCGGCTCATTCCATACATGCACCAGCACCGTCGTGATGAGCTCCTGGGGATGGTCTTCATGAGGGTGTGCTGGGTCCTTCTCGCATCCGACCAGCAGGAGCACGGCAAAGGTTAGGACGAGACCACGCAGATACATCCGGCAACGCATTGGACTACACCCGAGCTTGTGGAACATGGCTACCATTCCCACCGCAACCGCGCAATGAGATCACGTCCCGGCTCATCGGCAAAGTACCGAAGCCGGCTGTTGTAGTCGCGGTAAGCCCGATTGAAGAGGTTCCGCACCTCCACAGCAATCCCGATGGAACCGTAGCCGAGCGGGAGCTCTGCCCCAAGGGCAGCATCCCATACAGTGTACCCGGCCGGCGGCGGAGCATAATCCAGAGGTGCCTGTGACCTCTTGCCGACTGCCGTCATGGTAAGCTCTACATAGGGGAGCTGGAAGGGCCCAAAAGAGGGCAGGTGAGCATGCATCCGCAGCCGAAGTCGCGGCGGCGGGATGCCGTAAAGTGGCTGACGTTGACCGAGCTCACGCCCCCAGAGCATGGTAGCAGTGAGTTCCGCTCGGAGCCATTCAAGGAGCTCGCCCTCACTGCGGAGCTCCATCCCTGTAAGGAGAGCGGGTACCCCTTGGTACCGAAACACAGGGAATGCTCCCCGAATAGTCAGCACCGGCTGTCCCGTGGGTAGATGGGCAAGGAAGCGGGGGAAGTAGTGGGCAAAGGCGCTGGCCTCCAGGTGCCATGGCGCCGTGTGGTAGCTTGCCGAGAGCTCTGCTGTCCATACTCGCTCTGCGGCGAGGGTGGAGTCGCCCACTTCGAAGATGGCAGCACCGTGGTGGACACCGTTGGCGAAGAGCTCCACTGCTGTTGGTGCGCGCCAGCCAGAAGCGACGCTAGCTCGAAGCTCCCACGGCCGCTCCACGTACCCCACCAGGGCAGCCACAGCAGCGCTCACCCAACGCCTCTGACTGCGCGTCCATACCCCCGCTACTGAGCGCCAGACAGCCAACCCCAGCCAATCCCCTCGGAGTCCAACCGAGGCTTGCCACCGTTGCCAGAACCACTGCTGCCACAGTCCGCTCCCGAAGGCGTAGCTGCGGAAGTTCGGCACGAAGCGCTCCAACCCCTCGGAGACACTCCCCTGACGACGGGCGTCAGCAACGGCATGGAAGCGCCCGCCGAAGATGGGCTGTTCTACCTCTGCCCGAAGGCTCCAGCTCGTCAACGTCACATCGTACGCAGCCCGCCCACCGAGCACTGCCCGGAGGGAATCGCTCCAGAATCGGTGTGCGTCGTACTCTCGACGTCGATTCTGCTGCCAGCCTAAGATGAGGCTTGCTTGCCCCTCACCCAAGGCTCTCTGCAACTCCAACTCCGAGACGACGTGCCAGACATCCTGATACGGCGGCCGAATCTCATAGCCTACGGGACGCTGGACCAGCGGACGTGGCGACCGAAGGGCACGTTCCAGATCGGTCAGATTGCCTAAGTGCATCCCAGCAAAGACCCCCAGCCGCCCGCGGTAGAGCTGAAGCCGGCCCCGCAGCATCGTGTGACCGAAGAGGGACTGCAGGAGTGCCGTCCCCATGTACTGCTCGTAGGCCGTGTTGGCTAGCCCATACTGCGGAGTCATCACGTCTGCGGCCCGTCGAGCGCTCAGCAGCACCTGCCCTGCCCACGGGCCCTGTACTGCGTCCACACGCGCTGAGACTGCACCTTGGCGGTTGGCGGAGAAGCCCTCTAACCGTACCTGCCCGTGGATTCCAGGACGCGAACCCGGCAGCGCTGGTACCAATCGCACTACTCCCGCCAACGCTTCTGTCCCATACCGCACAGCTGCTGTACCCCGCACGACTTCCACGGACTCCACCATCAGCGGATCCAGCTCTGGAGCATGTTCCATCCCCCATGCCTGGCTGTAGAGTGGGAGCTTGTCATTGAGCACTAACAAGCGCTCCCCGGTCAGTCCCCGAAGGCTGGGCTTGGCAATCCCGGGCCCTGTCGTAATCACACCCATACCCGGAAGCTCTCGAAGTACCTCCCCCAGACTCTGGCCACGGTGGCGGTCTAGCTCGCGTGGCGTCAGCACCAGCAGCGGACTGGCACCCGCCTCCGGCAGCTCAGGACGTTGGGCCTCAACGGCAACACCCAGCAAAGGAACGACCCTCTGCGCCAGAACAACAGTCAGAACGGTATCTCGATGCAGCGTGAATGGTATCTCCGCAGGCACGAAGCCCACCGCGTGGACACGGAGCCAGTACCTTCCCGCAGGCAGATTCGACACAACAGCTCGCCCTTGGGCATCCGCCACCGCAGCGTGGTGTAGGGGCTCTACGACCATCCTTGCCCCAGGTACGGGCACACCAGCACTGTCGCGGACGAGGACTTCAACGCGCTGGAGGGAGAGCGCGATGGCACTGCATGCCAGCCATAGAATCGGGATTCGCATAGCTCTGCAACTAGACAGGCTCTGCACGACCGAATACGCTGTTGGCCACTGCTCACTTCAGTAGCGGCCAAGGCCACCCAGCACAATGAGGCAGTGGGGAGAGAGGGCGCAAGCAGTAGAGTTAGGACACGTAGAGGAAAGGCTGCCTAACGAGCTTGGAGTGCGCTTCAGCTCCGTGGTGGTGCTCGGCAGCAGAGGGGTGCGGTAGAGACGCAGTAAGGGGCCTGCCTCTGCTCCCAGACTTGCTCGACAGCCACTACATCTTGGGGGAATAGCCGCCCGGCCTCCGGCAGATCGGGTAGTACCAGTGGCGGTAGCCAGCAGAGCCAGCAGCTCTGCTGTACCTCCGGAGACTGCCCGTCCGCTGGAGAGTGGACGTGAGGACCCTGCAGGGCTACAGTCCCCAGCAGACATACCCCCACCGCCACTACTAAGGGTCCCCGAAACCGCATCCATCCGCTTCGACAAGTCGTAGTGTGGGGACGAATCGCACTACTATTCCAGTGCACGGCGTTCCACGGGCAGCTCGTCCATACGCATGCACAGCTCAGCATCAGCGGTCCCCATGGCGTCGGCTGCTATTGTAGGAATCGGCAACGAACTCCTGCTAGGGCAGGTAACGAACACGAACGCTGCATGGCTCGCTCAGCGGTGCTCAGAGCTTGGATTCCGAGTCCTCTACCAGAGCGTCGTCGGTGACTCTGTCCCGGAGATCGTCCAAGAGCTCCGAAGACTGTGGGAGCGTGTAGAACTCATCGTCACTACTGGCGGCTTGGGTCCCACCCACGATGACGTCACCGTCGAAGCGATCGCCCAATTCCTCGGCGAAGAGCTCCAGGAACACCCCACCGTTCGGGAGTGGCTAGCAGAGAAGGCCCACCAACGTGAGCAGCTGCTGCCGGAGCGAGTACTCCGGCAGGCGCTGTTGCCACCTTCGGCACTCCCTCTCCCAAACCCTGTCGGACAGGCTCCCGGGATCTGGAGTGAGCGAAACGGTAAAGCCCTGCTAGCTCTCCCAGGCGTGCCAGCAGAGATGCAGGCCATCGTGCAGACAGCAGCTATAGATCACCTACGTCGCCTACGCCAGCAGCTTGGCGGACCGACTTTCCGCTCCATTACCCTTGTCACTGCTGGAATTGCCGAAGCACGCTTAGCCGACTTCATCGGTCCGCCAGAGGAGCTTTTGCCCGAAGGAGTCACGCTGGCCTTCCTTCCCTCCTTCTGGGGCGTGCGTCTGCGGTTGGATGTGTATGCTGATTCGCCTGAGATAGCTGAGCAGCGCTTGGAGCAAGCCCGCCGGTGCCTCCAAGAGCGCATTCAGCCTTATCTGCTCGGAGAGGGGGATGTCCACTTGAGCCGTGTCGTCGGCGAAGAGCTTCGCCGACGGGGCGAGACATTGGCTGTTGCAGAATCATGCACTGGCGGACTCTTAGGAGCCGCCATCACAGACATCCCTGGCAGTTCCGACTACTTCCTCGGCGGGCACATCGTCTACAGCAATGCAGCGAAGACCTCCTTCCTGCAAGTGCCACCGGAGCTACTGCAGAGTGTAGGGGCTGTTAGCCAAGAGGTAGCCGAGCTCTTAGCCGAGAACGTCCGCCGAGCCTTCGGGGCTACGTACGGCGTTGGTATCACCGGCATCGCAGGCCCTGGCGGCGGAACCCCTCAGAAACCGGTCGGCACCGTCTGGATTGGCCTGGCAACCCCAGAGCGCGTCTCTGCGCGCCGCTTCGTCTTCGGTACTGATCGAGCAGCCAACCGTCAGCGCTCCGTAGCTGCAGCTCTGACTTGGCTCTACTGCCATCTGAAGGGCCTTCCGGAGGAGTGATGGAACGGCTGCTAACTGTGCTGGCAATTGAAACGTCATGCGACGAGACCGCTGCAGCGCTCGTCCGTGGGCGAGCTGTGCTCAGCAACGTCCTCCACTCTCAAAGCGTCCACCGTCCATACGGAGGCGTGGTACCCGAGCTGGCCTCACGAGCCCATCTCCAGCTCATCGTTCCGGTTGTCCGCCAAGCATTGGCCGAGGCCGGCTGCAGCATGGATGACGTAGACGCAATCGCTGTAACGGCACAACCCGGACTCATCGGTTCACTCCTCGTTGGAGTGAACTTCGCCAAGGGACTCGCCTTGCGCTACCGGCTTCCGGTGATACCGGTTAACCACCTTGAGGGACACATCTTCTCCGGCCTGCTGGAGGAGCCAGAGCTGGGCTTTCCGTTCTTAGCATTAGTCGTCAGCGGTGGACACACGGCCCTCTTCTGGGTAGAGTCCTTCGAGCAGGTGCGCCTCTTGGGCTCAACACGGGACGATGCCGCTGGCGAAGCCTTTGACAAAATCGCTTCCCTCTTAGGGCTTGGGTACCCCGGAGGACCCGCAATCGACCGATTGGCTGCTAAAGGCAATCCCACCGCTTTCGCCTTTCCCCGCGCACTCCTTCAGGACTCTACATTCGACTTCAGCTTCAGCGGCCTCAAAACTGCCGTCCGTGGCCTACTCCAGAGGCACTTCCCACACGGGCCTCCAGAAGAGGTCCTACCGGACATCTGCGCCTCTGTCCAAGCAGCGATTGTAGAGGTACTGGTCCACAAGACTATTCGGGCGGCGCGGCTCTACCGTGCACCGACTATCGTAGTTGCCGGCGGAGTCTCGGCCAACTCAGCCCTTCGGCGCCACATGCAGGAAGCCGCGGCACGTTTCGGGATCCGTGTCGTGCTGCCACGGATCAGCTACTGCTTGGACAATGCTGCGATGATTGGAGTGGTCGCTCACGAGAAGCTACGAACGATTGGGGCTACGGCCTTTCACCGACTGACGTGGACAGCCTCTCCAACACCGCTACGATCTGCAGTGGGTAGAGGCTCTCCCTCACGCCCTTCTGAGCTGCCGACAGTATCGGCTCTGCCGCATTAGTACCGCAGGAGCGCTGCCATAGGAGCGCCTTCTGGCAGCTCTTCAGGAGTTGCGGCAAAGACTTGGCCCTGTGTGGCAACGGTATGAATCACGGCTTCGTTGAGCACGTGAACAGCCCCTGATGTCCTCAGTTCCGTCAGATGCAAAGCCTGTGCACTATGGTCCACGATCCCCCACAGCTCTACATCAGGTCGGAGGAAAAGCACCTCAACACGTCCATGGAGTGCTGCGAAGAAGACCGTCGTTAGCTCCTCAGCTGCTTTTGGGCTATTCCCCCGTAGATTCCAGAACCGCTCCAGCCATTGTCGTCGCCTCGCATCGCTCCAGCGCTGGACAATCTCGCGTGCTCGCGTGTGGAGCTCGCTCAAGCTGTAGTGCTCGGGATTCCCGTAGATTGCTTCCGGCAGTAGCACGGGGTAGTGGCTAATCTCCCTATACAGGACCACCTCGTACTCAACCCCCACAAGGATTAGCGGGAGACGGTGCTCATTCCCAAGCGGCGTCAGAGCACGATCCACCATGCGGTAGTACTCCGTGGTCAGCCGCTTGATGTCCTCCTTGCCGTATCCATGCCCATGCGTAACCATCACTGCTTGGCCACCTCCCAAGCGTAGCCCAGTACGATACTGCACCACAGGCTCAGGCGTATCCACCTGCAGTGCCTTCCAGAGGTCCAGTGGCAGCCGCTCGCGCTCCGCTTCTGACAAGCCTGCCGGCCCACCAGCATACAGGCGGACACGGTACTTCTCCAGTGCTAGCACCAGGAATTGCCCATCCCCTACGAAAAGGGGTATCAGTGGCGACACAACGAAGTGAGAGCCAACGAAGACCTCCTCTCGAAAACGCAGCGGCAGCCTATAGGTCCGTACGAAATCCGCAGCGGCGAAGACCGCCAACCCATCGCTCTGGTAGAGCCAGTACACCTCCCGCTCCGCTAGCTCTTCCAGCGGACTCAAGATGTGGTGTACCTGCGACGGCGCAGCACCCCAGGCCATCAACTCCTCACGGGCGCGTCGCAAAGCATTCCGGAACCGCACCGGGTTCTGATGCGCCTCCGAGGTCACCCGCTCCGTTGGGATGTACAGTGACAGACACGGTGGCTGCGGTTCCCCGGGGAGGACAAGCTCCGTCAGCTCGCGCGGTCCAAACAGGTCCATGGCAAACACCACCTCAGCGGTACACACCTCGTTGTGATGATCGGATGAAGTCAATGCACTCCTGCACTTCTGGCAGGACTGTGGGATGTTCGCTCAAGTAACGCGCAATCCCCTCGCTCATGTTGAGCCCGGAGAAGAAGACGATGCGGTAGAACTCCTCAAGCGCTCGGATCGTCTCTGCTGGAAATCCACGGCGCTGCAGTCCCACGCGGTTAACCCCCTCCACCCTAGGAGGCTCCCGCCCGATGAGGGCATACGGCGGGACGTCCTTGACAATCTTCGCATCAGCCCCGACCATCGCGTGCTTGCCGATGGAGCAGAACTGGTGAACCTTGACCACCCCACCCAGCACGGCCCACTCCCCGATGGTGACATGTCCGGCCAGTTGGGTGACGTTAGAGAGGATTGCGTGGTCTCCGATGACACAGTCGTGGGCGATGTGGGAGTAGGCCATGATAAGACAATTGCTGCCGATGACTACTTTCCCCGTAGCACGGGTCCCACGATTGATCGTGACGAACTCGCGAATGGTCGTCCGATCACCGATGACCACAATGGTCTCCTCCCCCTGGTACTTGAGGTCCTGCGGAGGATTACCGATGACAGCCCCCGCAAAGATTCGGCATTCGCGCCCAATGCGGCTACCATTGGCGATCACGACGTGAGAGCCGATCTCGCAGCCGGGGCCGATCTCTACGTCGTCTTCAATCACGGTGTAGGGACCGATAGAGACTCCATCAGCGATGCGGGCCCGGGGAGAGACAATGGCTGTGGGGTGGACCTTCACCATGGTCCCTCAACGCTCCACGATCGCCGCTTGGAGCTCCGCCTGTGCCGCCAACTGCCCATTGACAAACGCCTTTCCCTCCAGCAGCACGGTTTTGAAGCGGCGATGGAGGAGGCGGACCTCCATGAAGAGCTGGTCCCCAGGAACTACCGGACGGCGGAAGCGTGCTTTGTCGATTCCCGTGAAGAAGACCAAGACCCGTTCAGGGTCCAATGCCAAATCCTTCAGCAACAACAGGCATCCTGTTTGCGCCATCGCCTCAACGATGAGCACGCCGGGCATCACCGGCCGCCCTGGGAAGTGTCCCTGGAAGAAGGGTTCGTTGAAGGTTACGTTCTTGTAGCCGAGGATGCGGTTGTTCTCTAGGTCGTACTCTACGATGCGGTCAACCAGCAAGAACGGATACCGATGTGGCATGATGCGCAGGATTGCCTCTATGTCGAAGACAGCCCCCTCAGAAGGTCGCACCTGGTAGCGGCGCACCAACTGCTTCTGCTCATACAGCCGCCGG
This window encodes:
- the rlmD gene encoding 23S rRNA (uracil(1939)-C(5))-methyltransferase RlmD, whose protein sequence is MLTYNGSTCPHFGDCGGCRWQDIPYAEQLRRKEEALRVLFAEVGVEAGLILPILGSPVPFGYRNKMEFTAVPDPGGGLRTGLHRRGRFDEVVNITECWLPQPLANHLLGFVRERARSYRLQAYDYQSHTGFLRNIVIRYAAPPEQWMVLLVTTTPSRPEECTFLEELATELPRTFPTVRTVGHVINDTWSPVSYGQLRILTGDGVLEQPIGDLRFRISPFAFFQVNWAQLERFFGRIVELAEPASEDIAWDLYCGTGSIALFVARHARHVYGVELMEAAIEDARANAALNGIENVSWLVADLHRAPAWALLETLPQPSLILVDPPRAGIHWRLLQFLCERPAERLVYVSCNPATQARDLRQLLKVYRLECLQPVDLFPQTPHVECIALLRRR
- a CDS encoding TonB-dependent receptor, with translation MRIPILWLACSAIALSLQRVEVLVRDSAGVPVPGARMVVEPLHHAAVADAQGRAVVSNLPAGRYWLRVHAVGFVPAEIPFTLHRDTVLTVVLAQRVVPLLGVAVEAQRPELPEAGASPLLVLTPRELDRHRGQSLGEVLRELPGMGVITTGPGIAKPSLRGLTGERLLVLNDKLPLYSQAWGMEHAPELDPLMVESVEVVRGTAAVRYGTEALAGVVRLVPALPGSRPGIHGQVRLEGFSANRQGAVSARVDAVQGPWAGQVLLSARRAADVMTPQYGLANTAYEQYMGTALLQSLFGHTMLRGRLQLYRGRLGVFAGMHLGNLTDLERALRSPRPLVQRPVGYEIRPPYQDVWHVVSELELQRALGEGQASLILGWQQNRRREYDAHRFWSDSLRAVLGGRAAYDVTLTSWSLRAEVEQPIFGGRFHAVADARRQGSVSEGLERFVPNFRSYAFGSGLWQQWFWQRWQASVGLRGDWLGLAVWRSVAGVWTRSQRRWVSAAVAALVGYVERPWELRASVASGWRAPTAVELFANGVHHGAAIFEVGDSTLAAERVWTAELSASYHTAPWHLEASAFAHYFPRFLAHLPTGQPVLTIRGAFPVFRYQGVPALLTGMELRSEGELLEWLRAELTATMLWGRELGQRQPLYGIPPPRLRLRMHAHLPSFGPFQLPYVELTMTAVGKRSQAPLDYAPPPAGYTVWDAALGAELPLGYGSIGIAVEVRNLFNRAYRDYNSRLRYFADEPGRDLIARLRWEW
- a CDS encoding competence/damage-inducible protein A is translated as MASAAIVGIGNELLLGQVTNTNAAWLAQRCSELGFRVLYQSVVGDSVPEIVQELRRLWERVELIVTTGGLGPTHDDVTVEAIAQFLGEELQEHPTVREWLAEKAHQREQLLPERVLRQALLPPSALPLPNPVGQAPGIWSERNGKALLALPGVPAEMQAIVQTAAIDHLRRLRQQLGGPTFRSITLVTAGIAEARLADFIGPPEELLPEGVTLAFLPSFWGVRLRLDVYADSPEIAEQRLEQARRCLQERIQPYLLGEGDVHLSRVVGEELRRRGETLAVAESCTGGLLGAAITDIPGSSDYFLGGHIVYSNAAKTSFLQVPPELLQSVGAVSQEVAELLAENVRRAFGATYGVGITGIAGPGGGTPQKPVGTVWIGLATPERVSARRFVFGTDRAANRQRSVAAALTWLYCHLKGLPEE
- the tsaD gene encoding tRNA (adenosine(37)-N6)-threonylcarbamoyltransferase complex transferase subunit TsaD codes for the protein MERLLTVLAIETSCDETAAALVRGRAVLSNVLHSQSVHRPYGGVVPELASRAHLQLIVPVVRQALAEAGCSMDDVDAIAVTAQPGLIGSLLVGVNFAKGLALRYRLPVIPVNHLEGHIFSGLLEEPELGFPFLALVVSGGHTALFWVESFEQVRLLGSTRDDAAGEAFDKIASLLGLGYPGGPAIDRLAAKGNPTAFAFPRALLQDSTFDFSFSGLKTAVRGLLQRHFPHGPPEEVLPDICASVQAAIVEVLVHKTIRAARLYRAPTIVVAGGVSANSALRRHMQEAAARFGIRVVLPRISYCLDNAAMIGVVAHEKLRTIGATAFHRLTWTASPTPLRSAVGRGSPSRPSELPTVSALPH
- the lpxA gene encoding acyl-ACP--UDP-N-acetylglucosamine O-acyltransferase — translated: MVKVHPTAIVSPRARIADGVSIGPYTVIEDDVEIGPGCEIGSHVVIANGSRIGRECRIFAGAVIGNPPQDLKYQGEETIVVIGDRTTIREFVTINRGTRATGKVVIGSNCLIMAYSHIAHDCVIGDHAILSNVTQLAGHVTIGEWAVLGGVVKVHQFCSIGKHAMVGADAKIVKDVPPYALIGREPPRVEGVNRVGLQRRGFPAETIRALEEFYRIVFFSGLNMSEGIARYLSEHPTVLPEVQECIDFIRSSQRGVYR